TATGGCTTCAcgtatacataaaaaattttccggAAATACTTAGTGTTGGTGTAAGAACTTTTTATTAGATTATAGATAGCGAAACTAGTCTCAGATTGTTTTACAAGAACATACATAAGCAATAAGTAAAGGGAATTTGTATGCTTGTGTGACCGGATAATTTGTCCCTGCTTTCTATGATCCCCCACGGATCAGTTTTTGTTGGGGCTCGGCTTTTAGTTAGACTGCATTGTTTTATGTGGTGctggattttgatttttagctttttttttgtgtcttGTTGTTTTGTACTGcagatgatgaagaaaaagagcaaCTTTTGAAGGAAATCTCGAAAGACTGGAGTTCtggtaatcttttttttttttttttttaattttatcaactgGATTATTTGCATTCTTCATAAGgttttttatcatttcttaCAATATGTGGTGATGATTTTGTGTAATTGCAGTTTTTGAGAGAAGCATAAACATGTTATTTCTCACCGAAATGGTTAGGGGTTTAGGGTTGACACTCAAGTACTTCTTTGATAAAAAAGTCACTGTAAGTCTTGTCTCTCTCTAGTGAAATGATCTGGTTTAGTTTGCGTTGATATGAGTTTAAGCCAATGTcttattcaaaagaaaaggttttatttttaaactatatTGTATTTCATTACGCAGATCAATTATCCATTTGAGAAAGGCCCTTTAAGTCCACGTTTTCGTGGTGAGCATGCCCTGCGGCGATATCCGACTGGAGAAGAAAGATGCATTGCTTGTAAACTCTGTGAAGCTGTAAGTTTGTAATTGCTTAACCATTAAGTCAAATTCCTGTTTAGAAATAAATCTTACAAAAGTAGATGTAGGAGTGGTGTAATATTGTTGCCAAGTAACCTGGGAGCAAGATTATGTTGTTTCCGTTCATACTAGGCAGCTGAATTCTTATGAAAGCACTTGGTTGGCAATAACTTGCTCTGATGTGTTGGCATGGAGGCTGTTCTTGGCTTGTCCTAGTAAACTTTAGACCAAATCTTCTCATCTCGGAAGTGCACTGTTTATATGAATGTgtgcataaatttaattttatgtgtggGAGAATTGTTAATGATATGTAATAGCACCAGGTTGTTATTGATATTGATGAGGCCTATCAATATTCTAGCATTGATGGATTTGTTAATGATACTTCAGGACACGGAAACCAAAGTTTCAGAGTTgagatttaaattaatgtcATTTATTTCTATATACTCTTGACATTTATTGATTTCTAGATGCTTTTAGGCTGATTGTACAGTAACAATAGATGGGTGTAtatatcttttgtttgttctCAAAATCTCGCTTTTGTAGGTGTGCATTTTCACAAGTTGGCTGGTAGTTCATGGCAGTAAAAATTTCCATGACTGTTGCTTCCTTTCTTTAACTATCTGCTTGTTTTCTGCCACTAGGCAGATTTGAGTCCTGTTTAGTCAATGTATTTTGTCAATATTTTCGACATGCGTCTAATGATACTTAAACCTATTCTATCCTAGATAGGGCAAGTTGAAGATCTTTTGGATTTGACCACTTGTAAATGTTGATTGGATCACCATCTGTTTGTCATTTGTATCTGAGGTGGGAATGGTCAATTTTCTCAGGTATGCCCCGCACAAGCAATCACAATAGAAGCAGAGGAAAGAGAAGATGGAAGCCGTAGGACGACCAGGTAACGATCCTTTTCATCTCCACTTTCTCTCTTTGCCATAGTTGTATTGCACCTCACATATTTGTATCTTTGCCAGGTATGATATTGACATGACCAAGTGCATCTACTGTGGATTCTGCCAAGAGGCTTGTCCTGTTGATGCCATTGTTGAAGGTCCCAACTTTGAGTATTCGACGGAAACTCATGAGGTTAGTAGGCATCCTTTACTGAAGCATATGCAGCGAGCTAGATTCAATAGTATATGCTATTGAACTTAACTTCAAATTTTGCTGCAGGAGCTTCTTTATGACAAAGAGAAGCTGCTTGAGAATGGTGATCGATGGGAAACTGAGATTGCAGAGAACCTCAGATCTGAAAGCCTTTACCGTTAATGCTTGCTGATTAATCCTTCCAAGTTAATACTTTGGGTTTCATGAGCTTTTGAGTtcgtgaaaataaaaaagatctGTGCACGgtcttttcagatactttgTATCCTAGATTTTGTGGTTATGTACTGTTGCttctttaatttacttttggCTGCAACAACTTTTAGCAATGCTACAAAATTTCCGTTTGTAAAAAGTTTTAGAAATGGTCAAATGGACACATTTCTTACTATTCTTTTTTAGACTGCGAATGTCTATCCCGTTCAAATGATCTTGATCATAATtttccattattattattgatgttgctattgtttttaatcatcAAATTGAACGATATGGGATTAGCAAtcataaatgtataaaaaaaattttgttgtgaACTTCTTCGGTACCTAAGAGGTAATCTTTGATAAAATCCTAGTGTCATTTTATCTTTGTTAAATTCAATTTGTGATCTTTGATAAAATTGAGATAAGATTGAattgtttgataaataaattacaattaaaatctaatGCCCAACTTATAAAAGCTCAACAAAagtaatacaaaaaaaaaaaaaaacacagcaAATTCTTATAGTTATTGGACTGGGTTTCAAACCTCCACCGTAAAATTAAGGGAAGGAGTTCCTGACTGATGAGAAGGACATACGGGTCACATCTTGTACATTTTGGGGGAACACAGAAAAAACAGGGGATGATATAGCGCTAGCCCAATTGTGAGCCCGGCCTACTGCACGAGTTTGACTACCAAACTCACATATGGTGACTCAGTGGCTGGGACGCTAGGTAAAGCCtaacaaatttgagtaagTTAAAGAAATCTGTAAACACTAATCAGAGAGTCACAGAGCGCAACAGCTGAGTCTCCCATTAGAGCGGCGGCAGCGCCATGGCCGAAGAGGCGATTCTAGGGTACTTAGAGAAGAATGAGCAAATCTCGGATTCTGGTAACTTCGCCGCCGAACGCGGGTTTGATCATAACGACGTCGTTAATGTCATCAAAAGCCTCCACGGTTTCCGTTACATCGATGCACAGGCACTGCTTTTTCATTTCCACTAAAACACGCACACTTGTTGTACTCTGTTTGTTAGCTAAAGGAACTGACTTATttcgtctctctctctctctctctctctctctctcttctttttggtGTTCGTGTGCGTAAATTTATTACCTTTAAATCGAAGTAGCAactctaattttattgatttttttcctgCTACTTGGGTCAGGCAACTAGCATagttgttgatttcattgattTCGATTTTGGATTGTGTCAATGTAGCTTGGTTAACTGTGATTTAATTTAGTGAAAAGAAGCtacttaaattttgaattatttattttatgggaTTGTACAGGACATTAAGAGGGAGACGTGGGTGCTTACCGGTGAGGGTAAGAAGTATGCTGCTGAAGGGTCACCCGAGGTTCAATTGTTCTTGGCAGTGCCAGCGGAGGGTAGTATCTCGAAAGACGAATTGCAGAAAAAGCTT
This window of the Citrus sinensis cultivar Valencia sweet orange chromosome 8, DVS_A1.0, whole genome shotgun sequence genome carries:
- the LOC102630279 gene encoding NADH dehydrogenase [ubiquinone] iron-sulfur protein 8-B, mitochondrial, with protein sequence MASILARKSLSALRARHLAVSGQALQGSQQYGLRFNAHPYSSYFPSKKDDEEKEQLLKEISKDWSSVFERSINMLFLTEMVRGLGLTLKYFFDKKVTINYPFEKGPLSPRFRGEHALRRYPTGEERCIACKLCEAVCPAQAITIEAEEREDGSRRTTRYDIDMTKCIYCGFCQEACPVDAIVEGPNFEYSTETHEELLYDKEKLLENGDRWETEIAENLRSESLYR